A region of Burkholderiales bacterium JOSHI_001 DNA encodes the following proteins:
- a CDS encoding hypothetical protein (PFAM: CYTH domain; CHAD domain) translates to MAEPEHSEFELKFSVPAEARALVFAEVTGGAGFQGRQSLTAMYLDTPDGRLAAAGLAWRLRRESRRWVQTLKAGSSSPLQRFEHEVQRPAATPDATLHAGTPVGDRLLALLRQAQGDGLQPEVRFRTEVRRSKRVIRTRGAVVELAFDEGRIVAGDLQRRVLELEFECLSGSHAAMLDLARRWQRRFGLLLDPHSKSERGSLLADGHLHPAVRKAATPRYPARSSAGQAFAAVLDECLDQVLRNTAGLCDGAPEQRVEHVHQLRVGLRRLRSALRTFRAWVQPPPPALQAGLCGLFTELGRARDGDVMDSGVATALAAVGAPPLPPRQPAAHSEPGALLRAPALQGLLLDLLIWRTTGYDPQLAALPKAPGSADTPRLADVTQALSVLAPHAGPSAASAARRESAPDSHRRRARRRLRAWHQHIAQQARAFETLDEPSLHALRKRIKRQRYAVEFLAPLLPRRALARYLKLLARAQERMGELNDLFVARAHYQARVADEPAAWFALGWLAARIAECGAASRPAVLALAEAQPPRP, encoded by the coding sequence ATGGCCGAGCCTGAACACAGCGAATTCGAACTCAAGTTCAGCGTGCCGGCGGAGGCACGTGCGCTGGTATTCGCCGAAGTGACCGGCGGCGCCGGCTTCCAGGGCCGGCAGAGCCTGACGGCGATGTACCTGGACACGCCCGACGGTCGCCTGGCCGCCGCCGGGCTGGCCTGGCGGCTGCGCCGCGAAAGCAGGCGCTGGGTGCAGACCCTGAAGGCCGGCAGCAGCAGCCCGCTGCAGCGCTTCGAACACGAGGTGCAGCGCCCCGCCGCCACGCCGGACGCCACGCTGCACGCCGGCACCCCGGTGGGCGACCGGCTGCTGGCCCTGCTGCGCCAGGCCCAGGGCGACGGCCTGCAGCCCGAAGTGCGTTTTCGCACCGAGGTGCGGCGCAGCAAGCGTGTCATCCGCACCCGCGGCGCGGTGGTGGAACTGGCCTTCGACGAAGGCCGCATCGTGGCGGGTGACCTGCAACGCCGTGTCCTGGAGCTGGAATTCGAGTGCCTGTCGGGATCGCACGCCGCGATGCTGGACCTGGCGCGGCGCTGGCAGCGGCGCTTTGGCCTGCTGCTGGACCCACACAGCAAGTCCGAACGCGGCAGCCTGCTGGCCGATGGACACCTGCACCCGGCGGTGCGCAAGGCCGCCACGCCGCGCTACCCGGCCCGGTCCAGCGCCGGCCAGGCCTTTGCCGCGGTGCTGGACGAATGCCTGGACCAGGTGCTGCGCAACACCGCCGGCCTGTGCGACGGAGCCCCCGAACAGCGGGTGGAGCATGTGCACCAGCTGCGCGTGGGCCTGCGCCGGCTGCGCAGCGCCTTGCGCACCTTCCGCGCTTGGGTGCAGCCGCCACCGCCCGCGTTGCAAGCCGGCCTGTGCGGTCTGTTCACCGAACTGGGCCGGGCGCGCGACGGCGACGTGATGGACAGCGGCGTGGCCACCGCGCTGGCCGCGGTGGGCGCGCCACCCCTGCCGCCGCGCCAGCCCGCCGCGCACAGCGAGCCCGGCGCCCTGCTGCGCGCACCGGCCTTGCAAGGCCTGCTGCTGGACCTGTTGATCTGGCGCACCACCGGCTATGACCCGCAGCTGGCAGCCCTGCCGAAAGCACCCGGAAGCGCCGACACCCCGCGCCTGGCGGATGTGACCCAGGCGCTGTCCGTCCTGGCACCGCACGCAGGCCCGTCAGCCGCTTCCGCCGCGCGGCGCGAGTCGGCGCCGGACAGCCACCGCCGCCGCGCGCGCCGGCGCCTGCGCGCCTGGCACCAGCACATCGCACAGCAAGCCCGTGCCTTCGAAACCCTGGACGAGCCCTCGCTGCACGCGCTGCGCAAGCGCATCAAGCGCCAGCGCTACGCCGTGGAGTTCCTGGCCCCCCTGCTGCCCCGACGCGCGCTGGCCCGCTACCTGAAGCTGCTGGCCCGGGCCCAGGAGCGCATGGGCGAACTGAACGACCTGTTCGTGGCCCGTGCCCACTACCAGGCCCGTGTGGCCGACGAGCCGGCCGCCTGGTTCGCGCTGGGCTGGCTGGCCGCGCGCATTGCCGAATGCGGCGCGGCAAGCCGTCCGGCCGTGCTGGCACTGGCCGAGGCGCAGCCGCCGCGGCCCTGA
- a CDS encoding putative acid phosphatase (PFAM: Survival protein SurE~TIGRFAM: 5'/3'-nucleotidase SurE) has protein sequence MSTVRHCLATRVLPALLALPAGSAFALNILLCNDDGITAANVRALKTQLAAAGHRVLLSGPIANQSGTGGSVSFLRPIPALNGSERGAVALGLPAGTAGVGSDPGDPDVFYVNGTPVMACLYGIDVQAPKVWGQAPDLVISGPNEGNNTGHINNSSGTFNAMLYAVNRQLPAIAVSDNVTAQLTWSTALPPTSRPFEVADIVVRLVDRLERDEDKHSNAGRRLLPEGLGLNVNVPAFTAGTGAALPLRFTRIGQATAFAPAFYERLSDSPLAVASGVNLPLPGISLGVGGTALPSGVMLPLDASSSSEANAIAAGGAVTVSPVQGVPEASERLLERLRRGSLQGR, from the coding sequence GTGTCCACTGTCCGCCACTGCCTCGCTACCCGGGTCCTGCCCGCCCTGCTGGCCCTGCCCGCCGGCTCGGCGTTCGCGCTGAACATCCTGCTGTGCAATGACGACGGCATCACCGCCGCCAACGTGCGCGCGCTGAAGACCCAGCTGGCCGCAGCGGGCCACCGCGTGCTGTTGAGCGGCCCCATCGCCAACCAGTCGGGCACCGGTGGCTCGGTCAGTTTCCTGCGGCCGATTCCCGCGCTGAACGGCAGCGAACGCGGCGCGGTGGCGCTGGGCCTGCCGGCCGGCACCGCGGGCGTGGGCAGCGACCCCGGCGACCCGGACGTGTTCTATGTCAACGGCACGCCGGTGATGGCTTGCCTGTACGGCATCGACGTGCAGGCCCCCAAGGTCTGGGGCCAGGCGCCCGACCTGGTGATCTCGGGCCCGAACGAAGGCAACAACACCGGCCACATCAACAACAGCAGCGGCACCTTCAACGCCATGCTGTACGCGGTGAATCGCCAGCTGCCGGCCATCGCGGTCAGTGACAACGTCACCGCTCAGCTGACGTGGAGCACGGCCTTGCCGCCGACCAGCCGGCCTTTCGAGGTGGCCGACATCGTGGTGCGGCTGGTCGACCGGCTGGAACGCGATGAAGACAAGCACAGCAACGCCGGCCGGCGCCTCCTGCCCGAAGGCCTGGGCCTGAACGTCAACGTGCCCGCCTTCACCGCCGGCACCGGCGCGGCGCTGCCGCTGCGCTTCACCCGCATCGGGCAGGCCACGGCCTTCGCACCGGCCTTCTACGAACGCCTGTCGGACAGCCCGCTGGCGGTGGCTTCCGGCGTGAACCTGCCCTTGCCCGGCATCAGCCTGGGCGTGGGCGGCACGGCACTGCCCAGCGGCGTGATGCTGCCGCTGGACGCGTCCTCGTCGTCCGAGGCCAACGCCATCGCGGCGGGCGGTGCGGTGACGGTGTCGCCGGTCCAGGGCGTCCCGGAGGCCAGCGAGCGGCTGCTGGAACGCCTGCGCCGCGGGTCCCTGCAAGGGCGTTGA
- a CDS encoding transcriptional regulator (PFAM: Bacterial regulatory proteins, lacI family; family), with protein sequence MHRTIRNRGAAPAKVTLEMVAEHAGVSPSTVSRILNGTAVVSEDKRATVDQAIAELGFVPNPVARGLAGGRTLSIGVLSQAIDSPFYGAALRGIEMELDAAGYSPLFMSGNWHADEEARCIDVLRSRRVDGLIVLTGRLSDSALRSLARQLPVVVTGRSLKAGKLLSMDFDNHEGARQATQHLIDLGHRHIAFIGGDPEHPDAVDRQRGYRSGIEAAGLRFDPALVVPGNFSEHSGLLAIERLVASRARFSAVFAANDQMAFGAALGLYRHGRRVPEDVSLVGFDDLAGSIYTVPPLTTVHNPIQEIGQLAARAMMGLLAGERPAIEVPAPRLIVRESTRAAAA encoded by the coding sequence GTGCACAGGACAATCCGCAATCGTGGCGCCGCGCCCGCCAAGGTCACGCTCGAGATGGTGGCCGAACACGCCGGCGTGTCGCCCAGCACCGTGTCGCGCATCCTCAATGGCACGGCGGTGGTCAGCGAGGACAAGCGTGCCACGGTGGACCAGGCGATCGCCGAGCTGGGTTTCGTGCCCAACCCGGTGGCGCGGGGGCTGGCGGGTGGTCGCACGCTGAGCATCGGTGTGCTCAGCCAGGCCATTGACAGTCCGTTCTACGGCGCGGCACTGCGCGGCATCGAGATGGAACTCGATGCGGCGGGCTACAGCCCGCTGTTCATGAGCGGCAACTGGCATGCCGACGAGGAGGCGCGCTGCATCGACGTGCTGCGCTCGCGCCGCGTCGACGGCTTGATCGTGCTGACCGGGCGCCTGTCCGATTCGGCATTGCGCTCCCTGGCACGCCAACTGCCCGTCGTGGTCACCGGGCGCAGCCTGAAGGCTGGCAAGCTGCTGTCGATGGACTTCGACAACCACGAAGGCGCGCGGCAGGCCACGCAGCACCTGATCGACCTGGGCCACCGGCACATCGCCTTCATTGGCGGCGACCCCGAGCACCCCGACGCGGTCGATCGCCAGCGCGGCTACCGGTCAGGGATCGAAGCCGCCGGCCTGCGCTTCGACCCGGCCCTGGTCGTGCCGGGCAACTTCAGCGAACACAGCGGCCTGCTGGCCATCGAGCGCCTGGTGGCCAGCCGCGCCCGCTTCAGCGCGGTCTTCGCCGCCAACGACCAGATGGCCTTCGGCGCCGCCTTGGGTCTGTACCGGCATGGACGGCGCGTGCCCGAGGACGTCTCGCTGGTTGGCTTCGATGACCTGGCCGGGTCGATCTACACCGTGCCGCCGCTGACCACGGTGCACAACCCGATCCAGGAGATCGGGCAGTTGGCTGCGCGCGCGATGATGGGGCTGCTGGCCGGGGAGCGGCCCGCCATCGAGGTGCCTGCGCCGCGCCTGATCGTGCGCGAATCCACCCGCGCGGCGGCGGCCTGA
- a CDS encoding phospholipase C, phosphocholine-specific (PFAM: Phosphoesterase family; Domain of unknown function (DUF756)~TIGRFAM: phospholipase C, phosphocholine-specific, Pseudomonas-type) produces MTTSRRKFIQGAAQSGVAVGTLAAFPPSISKALAIPAFHETGTIKDVKHVVILMQENRAFDHYFGTLKGVRGFGDRFTVPQPGGRSVWEQLDRNGNPVLPYHLDATQGNAQRVSGTPHSWVDGQLGWLDGRMGYWAAVKNTASMSYYKQAELPFQFALANAFTVCDGYHCAMHTGTNSNRMFLWTGTNGPTGAGVASLNNEWDGFSPADKGDVGYEWKTYPERLQAAGVSWIVYENMPDNFGDNSLVGFKQYRAANQASGKPVGTDGGPYPAYDPASDDAHNPLYKGVANTMPGTAGDADSYFRQFREDCRNGKLPQVSWVVAPATYSEHPGPSSPVQGAWYIQQVLDALTANPEVWSKTVLFINFDENDGYFDHFPSPAAPSRNPDGTLAGKTSLSAADIAPEYNNYPSPPGTTDQPQPGGGNLDYGAKDGRVFGPGVRVPMYVVSPWSRGGWVNSQAADHTSVLRFLEARFGVKEPNISGFRRAALGDLTSAFNFANPNNEPLPTLAGRRTREEADAQRAAQQALPPITPAAGRGAPVQAAGYRPSRALPYELHVTAQAEVRRGNLRLVFRNTGRAGAVFHVYDKLKLDAMPSRQPVPADPQALLDFRDQQYPRPRRYLVQPDKQLDDVWAVQADNGGRYDLWVLGPNGFHRRFKGDLTALRAKQAPAPEVRVGYDARDGSLRLEARNEGDGPVRLQVRSNRVYGALTASGSGKKSGAGTAWDIQLGGRDEQSLRWNLDATGWWYDLVVTCDADPSFLRRFAGRMETGRHSVSDPAMGLADSF; encoded by the coding sequence ATGACAACTTCTCGTCGCAAGTTCATTCAAGGTGCCGCCCAGTCAGGCGTCGCTGTGGGCACGCTCGCCGCGTTCCCGCCCAGCATCAGCAAGGCCCTGGCCATCCCGGCCTTTCACGAAACCGGCACGATCAAGGACGTGAAGCACGTGGTCATCCTGATGCAGGAGAACCGCGCCTTCGACCATTACTTCGGCACCCTCAAAGGCGTTCGGGGGTTTGGCGACCGCTTCACCGTGCCGCAACCCGGGGGCCGCAGCGTGTGGGAGCAACTGGACCGCAACGGCAACCCGGTGCTGCCTTACCACCTGGACGCGACCCAGGGCAACGCCCAGCGCGTCTCGGGCACGCCGCACAGCTGGGTCGACGGCCAGCTGGGCTGGCTGGACGGTCGCATGGGCTACTGGGCCGCGGTCAAGAACACCGCGTCCATGTCCTACTACAAGCAGGCGGAACTGCCGTTCCAGTTCGCGCTGGCCAACGCCTTCACGGTCTGCGACGGCTACCACTGCGCGATGCACACCGGCACGAACTCCAACCGCATGTTCCTGTGGACCGGCACCAACGGTCCCACCGGCGCCGGCGTGGCGTCGCTCAACAACGAATGGGACGGGTTCAGCCCGGCGGACAAGGGCGACGTCGGCTACGAGTGGAAGACCTACCCGGAACGCCTGCAGGCGGCCGGCGTCAGCTGGATCGTCTATGAAAACATGCCGGACAACTTCGGCGACAACTCGCTGGTCGGCTTCAAGCAGTACCGCGCGGCGAACCAGGCCTCGGGCAAGCCCGTCGGCACCGACGGTGGCCCCTACCCGGCCTACGACCCGGCCAGTGACGACGCGCACAACCCGCTGTACAAGGGCGTTGCCAACACCATGCCAGGCACGGCGGGCGATGCGGACAGCTACTTCCGGCAGTTTCGCGAGGACTGCCGGAACGGCAAGCTGCCCCAGGTGTCGTGGGTGGTGGCGCCGGCCACCTATTCCGAGCATCCCGGCCCGTCCAGCCCGGTGCAGGGCGCCTGGTACATCCAGCAGGTGCTGGACGCCTTGACCGCCAACCCCGAGGTCTGGAGCAAGACCGTCCTGTTCATCAACTTCGACGAGAACGACGGCTACTTCGACCACTTCCCCTCGCCGGCGGCGCCGTCGCGCAACCCGGACGGCACGCTGGCCGGCAAGACTTCGCTGTCGGCCGCCGACATCGCGCCCGAATACAACAACTACCCGTCGCCTCCCGGCACCACCGATCAGCCGCAGCCAGGCGGCGGCAACCTGGACTACGGCGCGAAGGACGGGCGCGTGTTCGGTCCCGGCGTCCGGGTGCCGATGTACGTGGTCTCGCCCTGGAGCCGGGGCGGCTGGGTCAATTCACAGGCCGCGGACCACACGTCGGTGCTTCGCTTCCTGGAAGCGCGTTTCGGCGTCAAGGAGCCGAACATCAGTGGGTTCCGGCGTGCGGCGTTGGGTGACCTGACCAGCGCCTTCAACTTCGCCAACCCGAACAACGAGCCGCTGCCCACGCTGGCGGGCCGCAGGACCCGCGAGGAAGCCGATGCGCAGCGCGCCGCCCAGCAGGCACTGCCCCCCATCACGCCCGCAGCCGGTCGGGGGGCGCCGGTGCAGGCCGCAGGCTACCGCCCGTCCCGCGCCTTGCCCTACGAACTGCACGTCACGGCGCAGGCCGAAGTGCGGCGCGGCAACCTGCGGCTGGTGTTCCGCAATACCGGGCGTGCCGGCGCGGTGTTCCATGTCTACGACAAGCTGAAGCTCGACGCCATGCCGAGCCGCCAACCCGTTCCGGCCGACCCGCAGGCGCTGCTCGATTTCCGTGACCAGCAGTACCCGCGGCCGCGCCGCTACCTGGTGCAGCCCGACAAGCAACTGGACGACGTCTGGGCCGTCCAGGCCGACAACGGCGGCCGCTATGACCTGTGGGTGCTGGGGCCGAACGGTTTCCATCGCCGCTTCAAGGGCGACCTGACGGCGCTGCGCGCCAAGCAGGCGCCGGCGCCGGAAGTGCGGGTCGGCTACGACGCGCGCGACGGCAGCCTTCGACTGGAGGCGCGCAATGAAGGCGACGGGCCGGTGCGGCTGCAGGTGCGTTCGAACCGGGTGTATGGCGCGCTGACCGCCTCTGGTTCGGGCAAGAAGTCCGGTGCCGGCACCGCCTGGGACATCCAACTCGGCGGCCGCGACGAGCAGTCGCTGCGCTGGAACCTGGACGCCACGGGGTGGTGGTACGACCTGGTCGTCACCTGCGATGCGGACCCCAGCTTCCTGCGCCGTTTCGCCGGCCGGATGGAGACGGGCCGGCACTCGGTCAGCGATCCGGCGATGGGCCTGGCCGACAGTTTCTGA
- a CDS encoding PEP-CTERM putative exosortase interaction domain-containing protein (PFAM: PEP-CTERM motif~TIGRFAM: PEP-CTERM putative exosortase interaction domain), with translation MPMKKSVLAAAAAFLMVGMAQAAPSFINGLTIPASTGDQFGTSVNDGRLGMFSDLYYDRNANEWWGLSDRGPGGGTLSYQARVQRFTLDVNAVTGAISNFQVVQTVKFSDGGVAFNGLAPNPAGVLGSALDPEGLAVNPRNGRLLVSDEYGPSLYEFNRDGQLLRRFNTPANLVPKVAGVADYNAAPPSGAGTLTSGREGNRGFEGLAISPDGRFAYAMLQNGTVTDGNVVSGALARGMYTRIVKFDTDTGEAVGQFAFRLDGAGPAPAQGRGISAIVALDDHRFMVLERNNRGIGVPNANVAAPDKKVYVIDLAGASDVTGIDLNNPLPPGTNAVQKSASALLDLAAASTLAHPSLAALGGRSPEKWEGLTVGPQLADGSFVLLAGTDNDYSVTQNGSNLQFDVYYHPGTGARLQCDLGATTNCFNILANGNVEATNLGDLPTGYALIPGVLHAYKASAADLGGYLAPVPEPGSSALFLAGLLGLGAAARRGTLRPRGGGRPS, from the coding sequence ATGCCCATGAAAAAGTCCGTGCTCGCCGCCGCCGCTGCCTTCCTGATGGTTGGCATGGCGCAGGCCGCGCCCAGTTTCATCAACGGCCTGACGATCCCGGCGTCCACCGGCGACCAGTTCGGCACCTCGGTCAATGACGGCCGGCTGGGCATGTTCTCGGACCTGTACTACGACCGCAACGCCAACGAATGGTGGGGCCTGTCCGACCGCGGCCCCGGCGGCGGCACGCTGTCGTACCAGGCGCGGGTGCAGCGCTTCACGCTGGACGTCAACGCCGTCACCGGGGCCATCTCCAACTTCCAGGTGGTGCAGACGGTGAAGTTCAGCGACGGCGGCGTGGCCTTCAACGGCCTGGCGCCCAACCCCGCCGGCGTTCTGGGCAGCGCGCTGGACCCTGAAGGCCTGGCCGTCAACCCACGCAACGGCCGCCTCTTGGTCAGCGACGAGTACGGGCCGTCGCTCTACGAATTCAACCGCGACGGCCAGTTGCTGCGCCGCTTCAACACGCCCGCCAACCTGGTGCCCAAGGTGGCTGGCGTTGCCGACTACAACGCCGCGCCGCCTTCGGGCGCCGGCACGCTGACCAGCGGCCGTGAAGGCAACCGCGGCTTCGAAGGCCTGGCCATCAGCCCCGATGGGCGCTTCGCCTACGCGATGCTGCAGAACGGCACGGTCACCGATGGCAATGTCGTCAGCGGCGCCCTGGCACGGGGCATGTACACGCGCATCGTCAAGTTCGACACCGACACCGGCGAAGCCGTCGGTCAGTTTGCCTTCCGTCTGGACGGCGCGGGCCCGGCGCCTGCCCAGGGCCGCGGCATCTCGGCCATCGTGGCCTTGGACGACCACCGTTTCATGGTGCTCGAGCGCAACAACCGCGGCATCGGCGTGCCCAATGCCAACGTGGCTGCTCCCGACAAGAAGGTGTATGTCATCGACCTGGCCGGCGCCAGCGACGTCACCGGCATCGACCTCAACAACCCCTTGCCCCCGGGCACGAATGCGGTGCAAAAGAGCGCGTCGGCGCTGCTGGACCTGGCCGCTGCTTCCACGCTGGCCCATCCTTCGCTGGCCGCCCTGGGCGGTCGATCGCCCGAAAAATGGGAAGGCCTGACCGTGGGCCCGCAACTCGCGGATGGGTCGTTCGTGCTGCTGGCGGGCACCGACAACGACTACTCGGTCACCCAGAACGGCTCCAACCTGCAGTTCGACGTCTACTACCACCCCGGCACCGGGGCGCGCCTGCAGTGCGACCTCGGGGCGACGACGAACTGCTTCAACATCCTGGCCAATGGCAACGTGGAGGCCACCAACCTGGGCGACCTGCCGACGGGCTACGCCCTGATTCCCGGCGTGTTGCACGCCTACAAGGCCAGCGCGGCCGACCTGGGGGGCTACCTGGCGCCTGTCCCCGAGCCTGGCTCCAGTGCCCTGTTCCTGGCCGGGCTGCTGGGCCTGGGCGCTGCGGCGCGCCGTGGAACGTTGCGCCCACGTGGAGGCGGCCGGCCGAGTTGA
- a CDS encoding Calcineurin-like phosphoesterase (PFAM: Calcineurin-like phosphoesterase) codes for MLANAPVPVPLKPLSRVRRCLQLPANTRGRDFVVGDLHGHRALLERELAQRGFNAATDRVFSVGDLIDRGPDSLATLELLSAPWFHAALGNHELMLLNYLGAYKSRLYSRKAFAEGGGQWIKAALARQPSALLAAARRVAQLPLALHVADAFPFNVTHADLHLAGLRQAWLFADATLCIHRAEQAVSSRTNLAEALQRPGMRLPFLQHSVQFSPQAQGPLPLTYVGHTRARHITVHNSHVHIDQGVGAPQAHGRSPLTVLEHRPFALWLRGVGLVRPTLAPAATLSLAA; via the coding sequence TTGCTGGCGAACGCACCGGTTCCGGTGCCCTTGAAACCCCTGTCCCGCGTCCGCCGCTGCCTGCAATTGCCCGCCAACACGCGTGGGCGCGACTTTGTCGTGGGCGACCTGCATGGCCATCGCGCGCTGCTGGAGCGGGAACTGGCGCAGCGCGGCTTCAACGCCGCCACGGACCGGGTCTTCTCGGTGGGCGACCTGATCGACCGCGGCCCCGACTCGCTGGCCACGCTGGAACTGCTGTCCGCACCCTGGTTCCATGCCGCTTTAGGCAACCACGAGTTGATGCTGCTGAACTACCTGGGCGCCTACAAGAGCCGGCTGTACTCGCGCAAGGCTTTCGCCGAAGGGGGTGGCCAATGGATCAAGGCCGCGCTGGCGCGCCAGCCTTCGGCGTTGCTGGCGGCGGCCCGGAGGGTGGCCCAGCTGCCACTGGCCTTGCACGTCGCCGATGCGTTCCCCTTCAACGTGACCCACGCCGACCTGCACCTGGCCGGCCTGCGCCAGGCGTGGCTGTTCGCGGACGCCACGTTGTGCATCCACCGCGCCGAACAGGCGGTTTCGTCGCGCACGAACCTGGCCGAAGCGCTGCAGCGGCCCGGCATGCGACTGCCCTTTCTGCAGCACAGCGTCCAGTTCAGCCCGCAAGCCCAGGGGCCGCTGCCCCTCACCTATGTCGGCCACACGCGGGCGCGCCACATCACCGTGCACAACTCGCATGTCCACATCGACCAGGGCGTGGGCGCGCCGCAGGCCCACGGCCGATCGCCGCTGACGGTGCTGGAACACCGCCCCTTCGCGCTGTGGCTGCGCGGCGTGGGCCTGGTGCGGCCCACGCTGGCGCCTGCGGCGACGCTTTCGCTGGCCGCCTGA
- a CDS encoding beta-galactosidase (PFAM: Glycosyl hydrolase family 1~TIGRFAM: beta-galactosidase) — protein sequence MGPVDPHRRFPDDFVWGVATSSFQIEGAAAVDGKGPSIWDRFCRRPGAIADGSDGNVACDHYQRLEEDLDLIASLGVDAYRFSVSWPRVQPAGRGAWNQRGLDFYQRLVDGLLARGIQPYLTLNHWDLPAALQDQGGWASRDTVHRFVDYAQGMHAALGDRVAAITTHNEPWVIATLGHEWGVFAPGDKSRATAAQVSHHLLLSHGLALQALRAAGARARLGIVLNLAPVHAASASEADQAQARLEDGRLVRWYMEPLFQGHYPADVLAFLGADAPRVEAGDMAAINAPMDFLGVNYYSRSVASADGSWRADRSGLALTDMGWEIYPSGLTELLLRLHRDWPVPPLYVKENGAAFRDQWVDGCVHDSERVAYLAAHIAAVGDALAQGVPMAGYMVWSLLDNFEWASGYAKRFGIVHVDYATQRRTPKDSARWYRDFLQTQRQQRPVPLPA from the coding sequence ATGGGGCCAGTCGATCCGCATCGCCGCTTTCCCGACGACTTCGTCTGGGGCGTGGCCACCAGTTCGTTCCAGATCGAAGGCGCGGCGGCGGTGGACGGCAAGGGCCCGTCGATCTGGGACCGCTTCTGCCGCCGGCCCGGCGCGATCGCCGACGGCAGCGATGGCAATGTCGCCTGCGACCACTACCAGCGCCTCGAAGAAGACCTGGACCTGATCGCTTCGCTGGGCGTGGACGCCTACCGCTTCTCGGTGTCGTGGCCGCGCGTCCAGCCCGCCGGGCGGGGCGCCTGGAACCAGCGCGGTCTGGACTTCTACCAGCGCCTGGTCGATGGCCTTCTCGCGCGCGGCATCCAGCCCTACCTGACGCTCAACCACTGGGATTTGCCTGCCGCGCTGCAGGACCAGGGGGGTTGGGCCAGCCGCGACACGGTGCACCGCTTCGTGGACTACGCCCAGGGCATGCACGCCGCGCTGGGCGACCGGGTGGCCGCGATCACCACGCACAACGAGCCCTGGGTCATCGCGACCCTGGGCCACGAATGGGGCGTGTTCGCCCCGGGCGACAAGAGCCGTGCCACCGCGGCCCAGGTGTCGCACCACCTGCTGCTGAGCCACGGCCTGGCGCTGCAGGCTTTGCGCGCGGCGGGCGCCCGCGCCCGCCTGGGCATCGTGCTCAACCTGGCACCGGTCCACGCGGCCAGCGCCAGCGAGGCCGACCAGGCCCAGGCCCGGCTGGAAGATGGCCGCCTGGTGCGCTGGTACATGGAGCCGCTGTTCCAGGGCCACTACCCGGCCGACGTGCTGGCGTTCCTTGGCGCCGACGCACCGCGTGTCGAAGCCGGAGACATGGCGGCGATCAATGCACCGATGGATTTCCTCGGCGTCAACTACTACTCCCGCTCGGTGGCCAGCGCCGACGGTTCCTGGCGCGCCGACCGCAGTGGCCTGGCGCTGACCGACATGGGCTGGGAGATCTACCCGTCCGGCCTGACCGAACTGCTGCTGCGCCTGCACCGCGACTGGCCGGTACCGCCGCTGTACGTCAAGGAGAACGGCGCGGCCTTCCGAGACCAGTGGGTGGATGGCTGCGTGCACGACAGCGAGCGAGTGGCCTACCTCGCGGCCCACATTGCCGCGGTGGGGGACGCGCTGGCGCAGGGTGTGCCGATGGCCGGCTACATGGTGTGGAGCCTGCTGGACAACTTCGAGTGGGCTTCGGGCTACGCCAAACGCTTCGGCATCGTGCACGTGGATTACGCCACCCAGCGCCGCACGCCCAAGGACAGCGCCCGCTGGTACCGCGATTTCCTGCAAACACAACGACAGCAGCGGCCTGTGCCGCTGCCCGCGTGA